The sequence below is a genomic window from Methylophilus sp. DW102.
ATGGAAAATTTTTGGGCCTATTGTTTGTTAAAGTTCGAGCAAGAGCTGTCAGCACAACAATACAACACCTGGATCAAACCCCTGAAAGCACGCATCAATGGGGAATCCGTGCAAATTGTTGCGCCCAACAAATTTGTCATGCAATGGGTCAAAAGCAAGTTTTTTTCACGCATAGAGACGATCGCGACCGAACTCTCTCCAACAGCCATTCTTGAACTGATTGTCGACAGTAGTGAATCCTTGGCACCGGCAGCACCCGCCGTGGTTAACAAGGCAGCCAGTGTGAGCGAAAACCCGGTTGAAGCCGCCATTGCAACACCACCGACAAAAACCGTTAGCAAACCAAATCGGCCCCCCATTCCACGATCAAGCGCAAAACCGGTTAAAAATGAGAAGAGTAGTGGGCTCAATGACAGTTTCTTGTTTGATAACTATGTCACTGGCCGTGCAAACCAGCTAGCACGCGCAGCGGCAATACAGGTGGCAGGCAATCCTGGTCAGGCATATAACCCACTGTTTATTTATGGCGGCGTCGGCTTGGGCAAAACACATTTGCTACAAGCCATCGGCAACGAATTAAAGAAAATTAAGCCAGAAGCGAATATCCGTTACCTGCACGCAGAACGTTATGTCTCCGATGTAGTAAAGGCTTATGAAAACAAGGCGTTTGATGAATTCAAACAACTTTATCATTCGCTGGATCTATTGCTGATTGATGATATTCAGTTTTTCGCCAAAAAAACACGCACCCAGGAAGAGTTTTTCTACGCGTTTAACACGCTGATCGAAGAAAAAAAACAAATCGTCATCACTTGCGATACCTATCCTAAAGAAATCGCCGACATGGATGAACGGCTACGTACTCGCTTCAGCTGGGGGCTTACCGTCGCGGTGGAGCCACCAGAGCTGGAAATGCGGGTAGCCATTCTGCGCAAAAAGGCTGAAAACCTGAATATAGATCTGCATGAAGATGTGGCCTTTTTTGTCGCCAAACAGATACGCTCTAGCGTGCGAGAACTTGAAGGCGCCTTGAATCGTATTATTGCCATGGCTAACTTTACCGGTCATGCCATTGATGTGCATCTGGCCAAAGACGCACTACGAGACCTGATTGCCGTGCGCGGCCGCCAGATCACCATCGAAAACATTCAAAAGACAGTCGCTGACTATTACAAAATCAAAGTCAGCGATATGTTTAGCAAAAAACGCTCACGAAATGTCGCCAGACCGCGCCAGGTGGCCATGTCTTTGGCGCGTGAGCTTACCAATCATAGCTTTCCAGAGATTGGGGAAGCTTTTGGCGGACGTCACCACACAACCGTGATGCACGCCTGCGAAGAAATTGAACAATTACGCTTGAATGACCAGACGCTGGCACGTGATATTGGTTTACTCACACAAGTGATCAGGGATTAAAACAAGCAAGTCATGCTGTGGATAAGTTGAGAATGACGTGTGCTTAAATATTGCGTATAGACTGAATAAAATCAGTTTACAATATCAGCCACAAACGATGCAGGTTTAAACCGCAATTTATGCACAAGGCAATATTCGGATAAGTCTTTGAATTATTTATATTTTTAGACTTACCCACAAAAAAACGTAACATTACTATTATTCTTATCTTTTATATATTGAAATAAAGTTATTAATTAGGTCAGGCCATGCAAATCAAAATTAACCGTGAGGTTTTGCTTAAACCACTCAATAGTGTGACTGGCATCGTAGAGCGTCGGCATACATTACCTATCCTTTCTAACCTGTTAGTTAACATCAAACAGGATGAAATGCATTTGACCGCTACCGACCTCGAAATGCAGATTTCTCTGAAAGTACATGGCGGCATTGAAGGCGAATTAAGTACAACGATTTCAGCAAAAAAACTGCTGGATATCTGCCGTTCATTGCCTGACAGCACCACGATAGAAATGAATAATCAGGATAATCGCATTACACTGAAAGCAGGCAAGAGCCGCTTTAACCTGCAAACACTGCCTGCAGCAGATTATCCTTTGATGAGCAAAGCCAGTGGCCAAAACATCAGTTTCAGTCTGGCGCAATCCGAGTTCAAACGCTTGCTCAAGCAAGTAGAATTTGCCATGGCGCAACAAGATATCCGCTATTATCTGAATGGCTTGTTGCTGGAAGTAAACGGCAACCAGTTGCACGTGGTGGGCACGGATGGACACCGTTTAAGTTATACCAATACCACCCTGGCGCAAAGCTTTGAAAAAACAGAAGTGATCTTGCCGCGTAAAACAGTGCTGGAATTGACGAAGTTGCTGGATGAGCAGTCAGATTCGCCTGTCGTGATTGAAGTCTTGAACGGACAGGTCAGCTTTGAATTTGGTGATATCCAACTGATCAGCAAAGTGATTGATGGCAAGTTTCCGGATTACAACCGTGTGATTCCCAATGGTCATCAAAATACTTTTCTGGTCAATCGCACACAAATCCTGAGCGCCTTGCAACGTGCGTCTATTCTGTCGAATGAAAAATATCGCAGTATCCGCATGGTCATCACCAATAATCAGCTCAAACTGATTAGCACCAACACCGAGCAAGAAGAAGCAGAAGAAGAACTCGATATCGACTACAGCAATGCCGCACTGGATATTGGTTTTAATGTCACTTACCTGATTGATGTGCTTAACAATCTGAGTGATGAACAAATTCAATTTGCGTT
It includes:
- the dnaA gene encoding chromosomal replication initiator protein DnaA — its product is MENFWAYCLLKFEQELSAQQYNTWIKPLKARINGESVQIVAPNKFVMQWVKSKFFSRIETIATELSPTAILELIVDSSESLAPAAPAVVNKAASVSENPVEAAIATPPTKTVSKPNRPPIPRSSAKPVKNEKSSGLNDSFLFDNYVTGRANQLARAAAIQVAGNPGQAYNPLFIYGGVGLGKTHLLQAIGNELKKIKPEANIRYLHAERYVSDVVKAYENKAFDEFKQLYHSLDLLLIDDIQFFAKKTRTQEEFFYAFNTLIEEKKQIVITCDTYPKEIADMDERLRTRFSWGLTVAVEPPELEMRVAILRKKAENLNIDLHEDVAFFVAKQIRSSVRELEGALNRIIAMANFTGHAIDVHLAKDALRDLIAVRGRQITIENIQKTVADYYKIKVSDMFSKKRSRNVARPRQVAMSLARELTNHSFPEIGEAFGGRHHTTVMHACEEIEQLRLNDQTLARDIGLLTQVIRD
- the dnaN gene encoding DNA polymerase III subunit beta codes for the protein MQIKINREVLLKPLNSVTGIVERRHTLPILSNLLVNIKQDEMHLTATDLEMQISLKVHGGIEGELSTTISAKKLLDICRSLPDSTTIEMNNQDNRITLKAGKSRFNLQTLPAADYPLMSKASGQNISFSLAQSEFKRLLKQVEFAMAQQDIRYYLNGLLLEVNGNQLHVVGTDGHRLSYTNTTLAQSFEKTEVILPRKTVLELTKLLDEQSDSPVVIEVLNGQVSFEFGDIQLISKVIDGKFPDYNRVIPNGHQNTFLVNRTQILSALQRASILSNEKYRSIRMVITNNQLKLISTNTEQEEAEEELDIDYSNAALDIGFNVTYLIDVLNNLSDEQIQFAFADANSSCLITASSDANYKYVVMPMRI